A stretch of DNA from Triticum dicoccoides isolate Atlit2015 ecotype Zavitan chromosome 2A, WEW_v2.0, whole genome shotgun sequence:
tggattgacattcaacgtctgtcgtgtttcttcagtttcttcttcctccagccgccaaagccaaaccagcgccggcgggaccgcctgctctcgcctcccacggctggttgtgctgccgtgcacgcatcgtggccacatcacaccctaaaactctgcggatcttccccggctcctgtttgttcccgtctgaggcctcaccatcatcctctgccttggttcgctcaccgcggcgccgccctccggtgttgtcaacatggtcaacaactgagaggaataaggagatgactgtacatggtgaggatgatagtagggacccagcagctcgcgcagtaattttgttttttcgtgacggagaagggtatcaactaggttgttcgggagctgtggcccgtctagcacatgaccagcccagtttgttttttcctttctgaaaatggctagcccaactatattgttttttgcagaataaccaacgtaggcctacttgtttTTCTACGCCctactgggccggaaatctttcaagacgaggatggatgcattttgcccagaaaatgggctataagtaataagaaatgggctataagtaatattaaatgggttgtaaaatgaaaaaatacagcaaacaggcaattagttccaaaatacttttttttctttcagattttgatattttaaatttcattgtttttgtgcgggtaaaatttcattggatttaaattaaggtatgtttagttttaAAATAAATTTGAATCTggttagaaatttcgggctgtatgctgtttgggacagatttggaggctgacttgtgggtccactaggttgacgtgtatgaaaggctttgtcaacttagtccacaaacgattctatcagcagtgaccattggatgttaatccaacggccgtgctgcttcttcaatatctgatcttcttgctctagccgcccaaaccagcgctggtgggactgcctgctcccgcctctcgtggccgATGTGCTGCCGCACagaccgcaccgccccaccctactccattgttggccaggccattcgtctactcatccacaccttctgttattttccggcaacggcagccggaccagtaaacccttgtactccccaccacgtgggcaaccactgtcgagtcttccccggctccgtgtcgttcccttcctaggcctcgccgtcgtccactgccctggtgctctcggcacgccgTGGTCAACGtcgtcaacgaatgacatccatcggacatggactgtacgtggagaggctgacagctggatccacggccgcacacaaggaaatgcctccttattacacgtaaaataatgattcctccacctgacatctgggacccaccggaagggcctctgtatttcacaaaaaaatgttccccccgctgacaggtcggacccaccagctatatcttcgcacgcaaggaaatgcctccttattatgcacaaaaaatgaatactccccctgctagctgggacccagcatagtgggaggctgacatgtgggcctactaagttgatggggatggaggactttgtcaacttagtcaatatgaacgattctagctccagtgaccgtacatgtccatccaacggtcgtagtgcttcttcaacctctggtcttcttgctccagccgcccaaagcagcgccggtcgtgccgactgctcctacctcccgtggccgactgtgctgccgtggaggcctcaccgccccctactactcccacctctggccaggccctgcggcaacggcagcctcacaccgcagccgaaccagtgaaccctcgtactcctctccgcgtgggcatccactgtcgcgtcttccacggatccgcgtcgtctccttcctaggcctcgtcgtcgtccaccgccttggtgcgtgGTCgatgaacgacttccatcggaagagtactgtacgtggagaggctaaaagctgggtccatggctgcagcaaggaagtgcctccttattacgcgcaaaataatgatttctccacctgatagcagggacccaccggacggaccatcgtatttcacaaaaaaaatgtttccccttgactgttaggacccaccagctacatcttcaaatgcaaggaagtgcctgacagtcgggacccactcggTTGAAGCATAAGTAGTgtcgtcattctggtcgcgaacgtgtacgtacatatgatCGGTCTGTCTGCATGCTGCAGCGATGAATCGTGGCCatgcaaggaagggcacgtgtcgtagtagagatgcgcacgtgtcgtagtagagtcgCGCACGTAGCATGGATATGTATGTACAGCgactagggtgcaagaaagtaaatacggccatgtacatacatacaggaggggtctcgaacgcctactcgcgcacacgtacgaccagggctcgtgtacatggctgggtcggaacagagaaactgcgtcgtcgtcgtgttcatggggagccaaccggctgggtcggaacggaatgcgtcgtcgtgttcatcgagagccaatcggcttggacggaacagccgatggaaacgaggcctggcgtaccgtagaacggaggaaacggcgttgtgttcgaccggccacggtcgaaacgggatcctgttcatcgggaggggtctggcgtaccgcaaaatggaggaaacggacttctattggacctcctgcagtcgaaacggggtcctgttgatcgggaggggtgtggcgtaccgcaaaacggaggaaacggacttgtgttggagcgctacggtcgaaacgggggtcctgttcatcgggaggggtgtggcgtaccacaaaatgggactccacgggctactattcatctccaccgtcgacctccttcagcctccacctgcgactgttcatccacgggctcctgttcatccagcctccaccagctactattcaaccagccctctccacggggtcctgttcaaccacccctccacgggctactattcatccagccctccaccggctactattcaaccagctctccacggggtcctgttcatccaccggctcgatcgatcggggtactgttcatccaacggcaacagcctctactaccacaggttcttgttcatccaacccccaccgagaactgttcatccaaaccccccaacaacgctcactgttcatctagaggcagcatcgatcgacttcagttagcagcgaaggaatcgcttgatcgggttcagttaactgtcatcgatcgatcgctcgggttcagtaacgcataacctacagtgcaatcgctcgggttcagttagagcccaacgcctccctcaggttcagttagagcccaacgcctcgcacacacacgcatgcgtatgagagaaacgcgcatcgctcggcccccaaccacccaccgtaaccgggaactccccgatattttccttgcccttgcttctaccacggttttttccgtcatggacggtccaaagaatgtcatgtagctgcgtctccggcccgcccaggacgaaaagcccattttctttcatgattttttgtcatagaagtaggaccccaccacatctaggatgataccgggttttgtcacaattatcgtcatagaagtgtcataagtatgacagaaaaaaaattcgttcagcccaaaatgtcatggatgtgtctttttttgtagtgccgtcttggaggaggccaaccacttgccttGCGAGCCGAATTCGGACATGATTAGAGTACTTGGCGGTGAGGGGAAAGCTTggagcttgggtgctggagcttgagGACGGATGGGCTAGGgggagaaggcgtggggtaaaaaggtggatcccaaTCTTCTTATGaaagcagtgaatatcaagcgtccccccacgagctttaaaactcgcctattccccaggggTCGTGCAAacagcacggttggattacccaaacccgtattgatgagaatcccgtaataaggggacacgatctctgctttgacaagacgtgttgaTGAAACCACGCCTCGAAACACAAAGCGGGAGgctaaaacggttcgaaataataataatataataataataataataataataataataataataataataataataataataagaataataataataataataatgtcgGAACACAACACCTCGCCGAAAAAGCTGTTAGAAGATATGACCTATTTTTCTGTTTAAGCATTTTTGCCCTTGTGGTTCAGGGTTGTAACTATTGTACTGAGCCGGATATAGTCCTTTTGatcaactactttggagtattcggaggaggaacccgccttgcaatgctgaagataatctgcgcgccggacacatcgtcattgaagcctggttcaggggctactgagggagtcctggattagggggtccccgggcgtccgggctatgtgacatgggccggactggtgggacgTAAATATACAAGATGGGAAGcttccccccgtgtccggatggaactctcctttgcgtggatggcaagcttggtgttcggatatgaagattcctttctctgtaaaccgactctgtataaccctagtcccctccggtatctatataaaccgaagggttagtccatagaggcaatcacaatcatacagggtagacatctagggtttagccactatgatctcgaggtagatcaactcttgtaacccatgtactcatcaaagtcaatcaagcaggaagtagggtattacctccatcaagagggcccgaacctgggtaaacatcgtatcccctgcctcctattaccttcgattctcagacgcacagttcaggaccccctacccgagatcggccgattttgacactgacagcgggtGAGGGGGAGAGCCATGGAAGGAGATGGGGACGGGGAAGAGTGAGGGGTTGCGTGGCGCCCTTAGCCATCTCCAGGCAGttagtggaagcaggaggtggcccatGGAAAAGCAACCCCTTAGGACAACTGACCCACGGTTCTGGTGACTTAGGACACCCACGCACAAAAATAGACGGGCAGAAACACACACGGCATCAGCGAACTGGAAAGGGGTTTGGTTTTACTGTCCTAAAAATGTTTCCCATTTAACTTGTGTGAGTACTCTGCAGCCTATCGATGGAACCAATTAGGGCCAGGAGACTCCGTTTGCACCACTTCTCCTTTCCCTTGCCAGCTATGCGGTAGCGCTCCTCTCCACCTTTCATACACATTACAAATGGTAGTGCTTGTGATAATCTATAATATATCCATTGTATTTAATAATGTATATCGAGTTTGGTTGTACATTTAAAGCTTTAATATTCTCATATTTACTTACAAGATACATTCATGGAACAATGGCATGTGGTGTCCACTACTATAATTGCGAGGATTCGCACTACGTTTATCAGTACCCGCCTACCTGTAGCAACATAATGTATTCATATCTTTTTCATTTATCTCATGTGCATACCTCTCTAGAGCGTCTATTAATTTCATGCAGATATATTATAGAaaaatgcacctatacaattaatTTGTTTACGTAAATATGTAAGATATAcgtgtttatatatatatttatatatatatatatatatatatatatatatatatatattatcattGCAAAAGATATAAAAAGTATTAATATGCATGATTGGACATATCAATGAATCAATATTTTCTTAGGAGGATCCGGATATTTTGTACCACTACTAAATCTTCATTAAGGACACCCTATGTGTACCTACACTAcacacacatcagatctatatataTAGGGGGTTCCGCCTAGAACATTGTGCTCTTCATCCTCAAGCATCCCAAAATGGCCAAACTTAGTTTATTCCTACAAACAATTTATGTATTTATATTTCTTCTTGCACATCCGAACAGGGGTGTTCGACTATACCCTGTTGTTCAAGAGGTAAATGTTTGAATACAATATTATTTCATAGAACTTTACGTGCTTGTGAGGGTTGTTCTTGGTGGCGTGCCAAATTATATTTTCTCTAGTGAACTTTTTTTCTAATACTAACTTGTGTATTTTAAGAGAAATAATACAGATGTGTGGTGGAGTTAAATATAGGCTAGGGAATGATGGGAACATGGATCATAATGGGTCATATAGGTGCTACCATGATGTTGCTTCCCTTCCAAACACAGTGAGAAACTAGCAAACAGTAGGAACCTCGTCTCGGAAGGAGGGACTCTAAGACAATCCCCATCCGATGTTACAAATATATCGCATTCTTTGGTTCCTAtatttcccatctttctttcggggtTGGAGGTGAAGGAAGTGCGGGATGTAGTGCCCTATTGCCTTTTTTAGATCAAATGAGTTGTATTTAGTCTGAGTACACAGTTTCTTTGAAAATCCTAGGGGGTGTTAGCCCATGTTGAACAAATTTGATTAGACTGCTTACACGGCTAGTAAggtttatggttacaagtgtatttTTATAGGGAGTGGGAGAGAAGGGAACTAACAACTGCAAAATTACGTCAAGTACATAGTTACCCTTGGTAACCAGAACTTCTTATGATCTATTATCACATTATATGTGTTTCTCTTACCTATCTATATTAGTCAATTATTATTAACTTTCCTCCTTTAACCACTATCGCGTGCTCATTTGCTAATAGCAATTGTAGTAGGATGGATGCAAAGAAAGAATATGAACTATTTGCAATTGATCTTTACCTATAGTATGTAGATCCATGTGGAAAGGGACTAGATGTGAAATGATTTGCGGTCACTTATACATAATAATTGAAATCCACCACCAAATCATATGTGTAGTCAGCATTGTTCATTGAAATGTGGTATTAGTTATGTTTCAGTCATCTAGTGTGTAGAGCATTCATTAGTTCATGACAACAGCTTCCTAGTTCAATACTATTTCTGTCCAAGCACATGCCCCAATGTATTGCATTATGACACCATCAACATCAAATTTTCATGTTTGATGTACATCTTATATTTCACTTTGAAGGGTAATAATTCACTTCAACAAGATTTGGTATATGGTTTAGCCAAACAAAAGTTCCCAAGCCTGAAGTCAAATTCCCTCGAGGCAAAATTTTCTGGAGAAGGAAATAATTCATCTGGTGTACTATATGTGAGTTTATATTGACTTATTCTATTGAAAGTAATTTCCAATTAGCCCTAGGTTACAGGTGTTTCATCTAAATGTATGTGTTGATTTACATTTCAAGATTTTACTTACTACTCATTGTAGTTCTTCATGTGTTTTGCAATACTTTTTGATTGATAAGTTTAGTGTAGTTGTAAACTGAAAAGCTTCGTAAATAACCTACATTTTACCTTTGATATAGATATGGTGGTGGCTTATGTAATATTTTTAGTTAATTTTGCATGTTTATGTACTTCCTTGCTAATCATAGGGAAAGTTGTGGTGGAGCTCAGGCTCCATGGCACACCTTATCTAGCCACACATTTTCTACATCGCTATCAATGCAATcaattttgtgtttttgtttatccCAAACAAAtcaacatatgaacttcaaactttgctGGACAACAAAACGATCTAACTACAGTATAGGAAAAACTTCTATTTTTTAAGCCATAAATTCTTATAAAATTTTTACTAAAAAAACTCATTTTTTATATTTATGCCAGACCAAAAATCCGAAAGTTTTTTCACACATTGAAGTTCTAAAGTTTATTTGACttgcaaagtttgaagtacatatgTCATTtcatttgagagaaacaaaaaagagaaacttTCAAGTAATAAGTTAGTTGGCTAACACAAATCTCAAAGCAATGTTGGAGGGTGAGGATAACGGCTTCCATGGAGCTTGGCCTACAGACAACCACACCCCTAATCATATCACTAAGGGTGCATTATAGTAAATGGATTCTTAGTTTATAAGAATGTGAGTTTTTGTTGTTTGTACAATATATAATATAAATGTTCCtaagaaaattttgaaaaagaAATGCAAACACACATGTCACTCCTTATGTTTTCCAAAACCATGTAATGATTCGAACACAAACAGTAGATAAGTAAGCTATCCATTAAATTCATTGTCTTTAACACATTTTCTTATTCATTATAATCTAAGATCAACCGATAGTTCCATGATTGTTTTGTTGGGAACTTTTGTTTCTTTGTGTCAAAGGGCTGAACGGAACTATGGAAGTGTTGTTTCATAGCTATATATACATATTTCTAGATGATAAAGATGCATGTTTGCTCTGTTACTTTCTTATTTCTAGTCTTATCAATTTGGATGTGTTCACCATGCAGTATGCAACACATGACTCATCGGGAGGCCCTGATGCTAGCTACTATGGATTGCATGCCACCACTGATGTGTATGGACATGCGCTTAAACGTGGTCAATTAAGTCGCAGTGGAATTTGGGTTGGCCACAGTGGAGATGGTCGAAAATCAAGCTTTAATGCAATTAGTGTTGGATGGCATGTAAGAAAACTTATTTTTCACATGAGTTCCTAATTTGTTGGTGTTTATAACTGTTTTAGACCTCAACCGAGACTCCCTAAAAAGCTAGCTAAGTTTTTCTAGGGGACCTAACTATGTATTTGTTGTCAAACTATAAAGAACACAATTGCGATATATCTTCCATTTATGGGGTTGTTTCTGGTACACCCTTACTTTTTGTTACTTTTAATAGGTGATTTAACGTTTTTTCTAACTTTTATCTCTTCATTTTAGATTGCTCCAGAAAAATATGGTGACTCTCATCCTCATTTATTTACCTACTGGACGGTATGATATAGATGTTTTGAATTACTTTACTTTCCAAGAAATGATCTGCCTATGATAGTAAGCTTACATACATATGTGCACATGAATGATTATCCATGTAACAGAGGGATGGATATCAGAGTACTGGGTGCTACAACATGGACTGTCCAGGTTTCATAGCAGCGAGCAGCGCTACTGTTACTCCAGGAGCTCGCATAAACCCATCTTCAAAGGTCACGCTTCAAGTGTTGAAGGTAAGATTTATGTTAGAACATGTTTCTCAGTTATGCTATATATGTGGCTATATTTTTTAATTCTTAAGCCTTACATGAAGGGTAATCACTAAATACCCAGCAAAAAATGAACGATGATTAAATTTCTTTCTATAAACCTTGTAACATAATGTTCTAGGTGTATTGTTGTTTTTTTATGAAGGAATGTTCTACTCGTTGTTTGTAGTAAAAGCTAGACTTAGACAAAGGATATCAGATTTTCTTATATTTGACATGAAAATTTTGAAGAGCACCATCACTAGAGAAAACTTTATAGTGAAAGCATCAGCCGCTACATCCCCATGGTTGCGTCCTCACAAAACGATTCTAATTTGATCAAGGACTCAAAGTAGCTTACTCCACGCAATGTTGGCGTGTTTTTTTAGAATCCAAGACCATGTGTTAAAGTTGTCGAACCATTCTAATGTTTTGCGCTATAACCCATTCAAAATTAGCATGTCAGTCTCTTACTCTTGCTTAACGTTTCCGATCTCTCAAAAGAACGACTTCCCAAGTTTCTGCTCTAAAAAAGCAACTTCCCATCTTAAGCAGGAAGTAGCTATGAGcggttgcttgccatcactagatcACACTAATTCTCAATTGATTTCCCTTCAAAAGATAGGTTCTAATTTGGATCGGGGTTATAAAATGGATCTAACACCCTGATCAACCAACTAATTAATAGTACCCGACCTATATTGGTCAAAAATAATGGTTGATGAAATaaattgttttttgttttattttatgagGCATGGACCGAAGAACTCCtcaattttgatatatcatacttaGACTATGAATAATGATATATGATAGGATGACCAAAGTGGGCACTGGTGGGTGTACTATGGCTTCAACGGCGTCCCAACGGCAGTGGGCTACTACCCAAAGTCATTGTTCACATACATGGCAAAAAAGGCAAACCAGTTCTCGTTTGGTGGCTTCGTGTTCGCAGAAAGGGCGCTTCCAACTCCTCCATTGGGCAGCGGCGTCCTTCCTGGTGGCAAGGGACGTGCGGCATCGTTTACTGACTTGCGCCTCATTGAACGGGATGGAAGGAGCAGCCCCATCATGAAGGACTTGCCTAGTGTTATATGCAACAATAAATGTTATTCTATCACTCCTATTGTTAATTCCGGGTGCTTCTTTGGCGGGCCAGGAGGTTGCGTGTAATACTAAGGTGTACTTTGAACATGGTGGTGTAATAATGTTTCCCTTGAGTTTGTCTTCCCAAACTCATACTGGCCTAATAAGACACTATGTGTTACTGTATTATGCACATTAGCAATGAATTTACTCTTTCTATAAATTTTGAGTATACACCGAGAGACAAGTTTATCATGGAAACCACAAATGCACTAGAAATTGACAAAACTCCAAAGGCATCTATCACGCACACTAGGAATTATAACATTGAACAAATTGAGTGCAAATTGCTCGTGTCACCGATTTGACATGAAGATTTTGCGACGATGATTGGGAAGCCACATGTCGCACCACGAAGGATGTATACAATATCATGGGTTGTTATCGAGAGGGAGGACCAAGGGTCGTAGTGTTTATGTCACGCGTATTCTCAGTCGTTGTTTAGCCTCTGGTCTTTACGATCATGTTGAGGCGTTGTCCCGTCCTCTGACCATTAGATACTTGAAAGGTGCTTATACGCCAGGAGGACGAAGCTGGCGGGTGGTAAATCATGACGCGACTTGTGTGCCGATTGACGAAGAACCCCATGAGTCCACCTGTAAGCGTGTAtaatgttgggaaacatagtagaaaacaaaaaaaatgccctacgatcacccaggaacactatgaagatgcgATAAATGGTTTGGATCAGATCATTACCGACTCCGAGTTGCAGCGAAAGAAGATGAGTCGATGTAGATCGTACTTGAAGTCCTTCGAACTATAGATGAACGATCCCACGAACGGCACATGAACAGTCCCTCAAACGGGAGACCGAAAGCACGGCCTCTCTACAAGTTGCAAGCTTACGGTCTTAACGATCCGGCGGCGCTTCACCGTCCAAAACTAACCGTTGCCGAAGAATTAGAGAGGGAAGATTAGAACCACACTAGACTTCTAATTATTAGGATTAGAGGATCTAGATCTAGCTCTAATTGATCAACTAGGACCAAGTAGAACTAGAACTAGGACTAGAAAACTAGAGGAGGCTTCAAAACTTGTGTGTTAAAGGTGCCCaaaacctctagtatatataggttggagaggGAAGAGTGGGCGCCACACAAAGGGGGGAAAGtctccctcccttggccggccaagaggaggggacTTCCCTCCAatttggcctcccccttccttccaaaGGGGGAAAGGGGCGCCACCTCTATTTGGGCCCAAATAGCTCTCCACCACTTGACCTTTTAAGGCCTGTTGATATTAAATTAAGTATAAAAGCCTCCAAGCTATTATTAAAGCCTTTTAATATTAATCTAACATCACCAAAAAAATCACCTATATATAatttatcggtaatacccggtattgcccgataaaccccgaaacccttTCGGTCCCCCCAAACGCTTCCGGTTCTCTCGAAACTATTTTCAATATTAGTGAAATTACTTTGTAGCATGGTAATCCTGAACATGTGGACAACTTCCCTTTTTTTTCTTAGCCTGCCAATTCTCTACCGCTGCATGGCAAATCTTTGGAACACATGGAAATTCTATCTGCTCAAGCTAGCATGGCCAAATTCTTGAAATGCATGGCAATTTTCTCTACTATAGCATGACAATTATTTTCCTTAGCATGAAAATTGTCTCTATTATAGCATGGCAATTCCTGAAAGTTTCTTGAAAGTTGCTTTTTGAGGGAAAGCTCTCTTATGACGGCATTCGCTCGAATGAGCCTCCTAAGAGAATTCCGTTCATTGCCAGGGTCCTCCTGTAGGAAAAGTTCATACAAAAAGCACCCACACACTCAACACATACGTGCCTATGTTCTGTCTTTCTCGCCCCTGTCTCACATAGGTTGTCCTCACTCAACTCCATTTCTTCTCCTCCCTTCGTGTGTTGTTTTTCTCTCTAAAAGCATCTACAGCTGGATACACCAAATCCGACCCCTCGAACGCATGCGGACGTGACCGAACATGTCTACAGACAGTGATCAGGCACACCTCATTTTGCTGAGTCACAATCGTGTCCCTCATATCCAAACCACCAAATTCATGCAACACATACAACGCTACATAGATGAACACAAAGAACACGCTTAACTTAATAATAACGAATGTACTAAATTCATCCGATACAAAAGGATCATAGTTCATCGCCAGAAAAAAGGAATTGTCGTTGCCGCCCTGGTTCGgccgcaaccgcctcaacactgcgGAGGGTGATCTCCTTCACATCGTCCGGCTCCGTATCACGCAGCAGGCTAGCCCACTCGTTGGAGCCGCCATATCCGCCACCGGAGCCTGCATTGCTACCATGGTTAGCCATCGATTGAAGGGGGGATGGGATTGGGAGTGGAGAAGACGGATATATNNNNNNNNNNNNNNNNNNNNNNNNNNNNNNNNNNNNNNNNNNNNNNNNNNNNNNNNNNNNNNNNNNNNNNNNNNNNNNNNNNNNNNNNNNNNNNNNNNNNNNNNNNNNNNNNNNNNNNNNNNNNNNNNNNNNNNNNNNNNNNNNNNNNNNNNNNNNNNNNNNNNNNNNNNNNNNNNNNNNNNNNNNNNNNNNNNNNNNNNNNNNNNNNNNNNNNNNNNNNNNNNNNNNNNNNNNNNNNNNNNNNNNNNNNNNNNNNNNNNNNNNNNNNNNNNNNNNNNNNNNNNNNNNNNNNNNNNNNNNNNNNNNNNNNNNNNNNNNNNNNNNNNNNNNNNNNNNNNNNNNNNNNNNNNNNNNNNNNNNNNNNNNNNNNNNNNNNNNNNNNNNNNNNNNNNNNNNNNNNNNNNNNNNNNNNNNNNNNNNNNNNNNNNNNNNNNNNNNNNNNNNNNNNNNNNNNNNNNNNNNNNNNNNNNNNNNNNNNNNNNNNNNNNNNNNNNNNNNNNNNNNNNNNNNNNNN
This window harbors:
- the LOC119359041 gene encoding uncharacterized protein LOC119359041, which encodes MAKLSLFLQTIYVFIFLLAHPNRGVRLYPVVQEGNNSLQQDLVYGLAKQKFPSLKSNSLEAKFSGEGNNSSGVLYYATHDSSGGPDASYYGLHATTDVYGHALKRGQLSRSGIWVGHSGDGRKSSFNAISVGWHIAPEKYGDSHPHLFTYWTRDGYQSTGCYNMDCPGFIAASSATVTPGARINPSSKVTLQVLKDDQSGHWWVYYGFNGVPTAVGYYPKSLFTYMAKKANQFSFGGFVFAERALPTPPLGSGVLPGGKGRAASFTDLRLIERDGRSSPIMKDLPSVICNNKCYSITPIVNSGCFFGGPGGCV